One segment of Panthera leo isolate Ple1 chromosome A3, P.leo_Ple1_pat1.1, whole genome shotgun sequence DNA contains the following:
- the LRRTM1 gene encoding leucine-rich repeat transmembrane neuronal protein 1, producing the protein MDFLLLGLCLYWLLRRPSGVVLCLLGACFQMLPAAPSGCPQLCRCEGRLLYCEALNLTEAPHNLSGLLGLSLRYNSLSELRAGQFTGLMQLTWLYLDHNHICSVQGDAFQKLRRVKELTLSSNQITQLANTTFRPMPNLRSVDLSYNKLQALAPDLFHGLRKLTTLHMRSNAIQFVPVRIFQDCRSLKFLDIGYNQLKSLARNSFAGLFKLTELHLEHNDLVKVNFAHFPRLISLHSLCLKRNKVAIVVSSLDWVWNLEKMDLSGNEIEYMEPHVFETVPHLQSLQLDSNRLTYIEPRILNSWKSLTSITLAGNLWDCGRNVCALASWLSSFQGRYDGNLQCASPEYAQGEDVLDAVYAFHLCEDGADPTSGHLLSAVTNHSDLGLPGSPATTLADGREGQLDGTHEPATVALPGGEHAENAVQIHKVVTGTMALIFSFLIVVLVLYVSWKCFPASLRQLRQCFVTQRRKQKQKQTMHQMAAMSAQEYYVDYKPNHIEGALVIINEYGSCTCHQQPARECEV; encoded by the coding sequence ATGGATTTCCTGCTGCTCGGTCTCTGTCTATACTGGCTGCTGAGGAGGCCCTCGGGGGTGGTCTTGTGTCTGCTGGGGGCCTGCTTTCAGATGCTGCCCGCCGCCCCCAGCGGGTGCCCGCAGCTGTGCCGGTGCGAGGGGCGGCTGCTGTACTGCGAGGCGCTCAACCTCACCGAGGCGCCCCACAACCTGTCCGGCCTGCTGGGCTTGTCCCTGCGCTACAACAGCCTCTCGGAGCTGCGCGCCGGCCAGTTCACGGGGTTAATGCAGCTCACGTGGCTCTATCTGGATCACAATCACATCTGCTCGGTGCAGGGGGACGCCTTTCAGAAACTGCGCCGAGTTAAGGAACTCACACTGAGTTCCAACCAGATCACCCAACTGGCCAACACCACCTTCCGGCCCATGCCCAACCTGCGCAGCGTGGACCTCTCGTACAACAAGCTGCAGGCTCTGGCGCCCGACCTCTTCCATGGGCTGCGGAAGCTCACCACGCTTCACATGCGGTCCAACGCTATCCAGTTCGTGCCGGTGCGCATCTTCCAGGACTGCCGCAGCCTCAAGTTTCTTGACATCGGATACAATCAGCTCAAGAGTCTGGCGCGCAACTCTTTCGCCGGCTTGTTCAAGCTCACCGAGCTGCACCTGGAGCACAACGACTTGGTCAAGGTGAACTTCGCCCACTTCCCGCGCCTCATCTCCTTgcattccctctgcctgaagaGGAACAAGGTGGCCATTGTGGTTAGCTCGCTGGACTGGGTTTGGAACCTGGAGAAAATGGACCTGTCGGGCAACGAGATCGAGTATATGGAGCCCCATGTGTTCGAGACCGTGCCGCACCTGCAGTCTCTGCAGCTGGACTCCAACCGCCTCACCTACATCGAGCCCCGGATCCTCAACTCCTGGAAATCGCTGACGAGCATCACCCTGGCCGGGAACCTGTGGGACTGCGGGCGCAACGTGTGCGCCCTGGCCTCGTGGCTCAGCAGCTTCCAGGGGCGCTACGATGGCAACTTGCAGTGCGCCAGCCCCGAGTACGCGCAGGGCGAGGACGTCCTAGACGCCGTGTACGCCTTCCACCTGTGCGAGGATGGGGCCGACCCCACGAGCGGCCACCTGCTCTCGGCCGTCACCAACCACAGTGACCTCGGGCTCCCGGGCAGCCCGGCCACCACGCTCGCTGACGGCAGGGAGGGGCAGCTCGACGGCACGCACGAGCCGGCTACTGTGGCTCTCCCAGGCGGCGAGCATGCCGAGAACGCCGTGCAGATCCACAAGGTGGTCACAGGCACCATGGCCCTcatcttctctttcctcatcGTGGTCCTGGTGCTCTATGTCTCCTGGAAGTGTTTCCCAGCTAGCCTCAGGCAGCTCAGACAGTGCTTTGTCACGCAGCGCAGgaagcaaaagcagaaacagaccatGCATCAGATGGCTGCCATGTCTGCCCAGGAATACTACGTTGATTACAAACCGAACCACATTGAGGGAGCCCTGGTGATCATCAATGAGTACGGATCCTGTACCTGCCACCAGCAGCCCGCAAGGGAATGCGAGGTGTGA